Proteins encoded within one genomic window of Carassius gibelio isolate Cgi1373 ecotype wild population from Czech Republic chromosome A4, carGib1.2-hapl.c, whole genome shotgun sequence:
- the bik gene encoding bcl-2-interacting killer isoform X2, with product MMVEETRQRRNTTSLQAGPGEVDHNTLYTINMRVSQLIGRQLAQIGDQLDYKWREELPVQWPTLNLGIYLYAQTRRAFAGIFGNVWGANIMPMLRTSWLVAQLQNGCQEAKKWAAWVSNLHISDCSRRTTYILASALLLLAVSIFLITWNEYEG from the exons ATGATGGTGGAAGAAACGAGACAGCGGAGAAACACCACATCCCTCCAGGCTGGACCTGGTGAGGTCGACCACAACACTCTCTATACCATCAATATGAG AGTTTCTCAGCTTATTGGACGACAGCTGGCTCAGATAGGGGACCAACTGGACTACAAATGGCGTGAAGAACTGCCTGTCCAATGGCCAACCCTGAATTTAGGGATTTATCTTTATGCCCAAACCAGGAGAGCGTTCGCTGG GATCTTCGGCAATGTTTGGGGGGCCAATATTATGCCAATGTTGAGGACATCCTGGCTTGTTGCACAGCTTCAAAATGGCTGTCAGGAGGCCAAGAAGTGGGCAGCCTGG GTATCCAACTTGCACATTTCTGACTGCTCTCGCAGGACCACATACATATTAGCGTCTGCTTTACTTCTGCTCGCTGTGTCTATCTTCCTCATAACCTGGAATGAATATGAAGGCTGA
- the LOC127974411 gene encoding ras-related protein Rap-1b produces the protein MREYKLVVLGSGGVGKSALTVQFVQGIFVEKYDPTIEDSYRKAMEVDGQQCMLEILDTAGTEQFTAMRDLYMKNGQGFALVYSITAQSTFNDLQDLREQILRVKDTDDVPMILVGNKCDLEDERVVGKEQGQNLARQWNSCAFLESSAKSKINVNEIFYDLVRQINRKTPVPGKARKKSTCQLL, from the exons ATGCGTGAATACAAGTTAGTAGTCCTCGGATCTGGAGGTGTCGGCAAGTCTGCGTTG ACTGTTCAGTTTGTCCAAGGGATCTTTGTGGAAAAGTATGACCCCACAATAGAAGACTCATACAGAAAGGCAA TGGAGGTGGATGGACAGCAGTGTATGTTGGAAATTCTGGATACTGCCGGAACG GAACAATTCACAGCCATGAGGGACCTGTACATGAAGAACGGCCAGGGCTTTGCACTAGTATACTCCATAACGGCACAGTCCACCTTCAACGATCTGCAGGACTTGAGAGAACAGATTCTGCGGGTCAAAGACACGGATGAC GTGCCCATGATCCTGGTGGGTAATAAGTGTGATCTGGAAGACGAGAGGGTGGTTGGGAAGGAACAGGGCCAGAATCTCGCCCGTCAGTGGAACAGCTGTGCTTTCCTGGAGTCCTCTGCAAAGTCCAAGATTAACGTCAATGAG ATCTTCTATGACCTGGTCCGGCAAATCAACAGGAAAACTCCAGTACCTGGAAAGGCCCGCAAAAAGTCTACCTGCCAGCTGCTCTAA
- the LOC127974451 gene encoding E3 ubiquitin-protein ligase Hakai-like — protein sequence MDHSDDMQGTDGPLGGPDVRRRIPIKLLPKQTRNKPAPRPQRPTGRLPSKAHAGEEGFNIKQEDRFDCGVKAGDAFASQRRFPQQLFWDYKLTLIGEKDETPVHFCDKCGLPIKTYGRMIPCKHVFCYECALHHERKGDKMCPGLNMYSCTDPVQRIEQCQRGSLYMCSIVQGCKRTYLSQRDLQAHINHRHMRSGKSSSSRSDSLHLPPASEVSDRFRVPPPHLPKPHVLIPPPLAHQGHDPYSQPPSASHDDLRPPQGPPPGDMGPSRSLPQETFRISTVTTRKHSNLITVPIQDDSTSSGPSRDPLPQPGNAPPPHHHPGDYSSQPVVTHPHHMMAPPQQHYGPPPPPPPISHPMPHPGQGSNTPHMVFNQAPPPLSSVPPPITPPPGHLIGQMPPFMNHPPPGPPPQHGGPPVSAPPPHHYNPQFPEDKSTLSPPFNQPGGLSPGMWPAPRGPPPRMQGPPPQGPHHPDQGRYRPYYQ from the exons ATGGACCATAGTG ACGATATGCAGGGTACGGACGGGCCGTTAGGTGGTCCTGATGTCAGAAGGAGGATCCCAATCAAACTTCTTCCCAAACAGACCAGGAATAAACCTGCCCCACGACCCCAAAGACCAACGGGACGGTTACCATCCAAAGCCCATGCTGGAGAAGAAG GGTTTAACATCAAGCAGGAGGACCGATTCGATTGTGGCGTGAAAGCTGGAGACGCGTTTGCGAGCCAGCGTCGGTTCCCACAGCAGCTGTTCTGGGATTACAAG CTGACTTTGATTGGTGAAAAGGATGAAACACCTGTTCATTTCTGTGACAAATGTGGACTGCCAATTAAGACATACGGCCGTATG ATCCCATGTAAACATGTTTTCTGCTATGAGTGTGCATTACATCATGAAAGGAAGGGTGATAAGATGTGTCCAGG TCTAAACATGTACAGCTGTACAGACCCGGTCCAGCGGATTGAACAGTGCCAGCGTGGCTCTCTCTACATGTGTAGTATCGTTCAGGGTTGCAAGCGCACCTATTTGTCCCAGAGAGACTTGCAGGCTCACATCAACCACCGGCACATGCGGTCCGGCAAGAGCTCCAGCAGCCGCTCTGATTCTCTCCACCTTCCTCCCGCCTCTGAGGTGTCCGACCGCTTCCGTGTACCCCCGCCTCACCTGCCAAAGCCCCATGTGCTCATCCCTCCTCCTCTGGCTCATCAAGGACACGACCCCTACAGTCAGCCTCCCTCTGCCTCCCATGATGATCTCCGACCTCCGCAAGGCCCACCACCTGGAGATATGGGACCATCCCGCTCTCTCCCTCAGGAGACCTTCCGCATCTCGACCGTCACCACGCGGAAGCACAGCAACCTCATCACGGTTCCCATCCAGGACGATTCCACGAGCTCCGGACCATCCCGCGACCCCCTCCCCCAGCCCGGCAATGCTCCGCCCCCTCACCATCACCCAGGAGACTATTCAAGTCAGCCCGTTGTGACCCATCCACATCACATGATGGCACCTCCTCAGCAGCACTACGGCCCCCCGCCGCCCCCTCCCCCAATCAGTCACCCAATGCCGCACCCAGGACAGGGCTCAAACACACCTCACATGGTTTTCAACCAGGCCCCTCCGCCACTCTCATCTGTTCCCCCTCCCATCACCCCGCCTCCCGGACACCTCATTGGTCAGATGCCCCCATTTATGAACCATCCTCCTCCAGGGCCACCCCCTCAGCATGGAGGTCCCCCTGTCAGTGCCCCGCCTCCCCACCATTACAACCCCCAGTTTCCCGAGGACAAGAGTACACTCAGCCCACCATTCAACCAGCCTGGGGGCTTGAGTCCAGGGATGTGGCCGGCACCCAGGGGTCCCCCTCCTCGAATGCAGGGTCCCCCTCCACAGGGGCCACATCACCCCGATCAGGGCCGCTACAGACCATATTACCAGTAA
- the bik gene encoding bcl-2-interacting killer isoform X1, whose protein sequence is MMVEETRQRRNTTSLQAGPGEVDHNTLYTINMRVSQLIGRQLAQIGDQLDYKWREELPVQWPTLNLGIYLYAQTRRAFAGRIFGNVWGANIMPMLRTSWLVAQLQNGCQEAKKWAAWVSNLHISDCSRRTTYILASALLLLAVSIFLITWNEYEG, encoded by the exons ATGATGGTGGAAGAAACGAGACAGCGGAGAAACACCACATCCCTCCAGGCTGGACCTGGTGAGGTCGACCACAACACTCTCTATACCATCAATATGAG AGTTTCTCAGCTTATTGGACGACAGCTGGCTCAGATAGGGGACCAACTGGACTACAAATGGCGTGAAGAACTGCCTGTCCAATGGCCAACCCTGAATTTAGGGATTTATCTTTATGCCCAAACCAGGAGAGCGTTCGCTGG CAGGATCTTCGGCAATGTTTGGGGGGCCAATATTATGCCAATGTTGAGGACATCCTGGCTTGTTGCACAGCTTCAAAATGGCTGTCAGGAGGCCAAGAAGTGGGCAGCCTGG GTATCCAACTTGCACATTTCTGACTGCTCTCGCAGGACCACATACATATTAGCGTCTGCTTTACTTCTGCTCGCTGTGTCTATCTTCCTCATAACCTGGAATGAATATGAAGGCTGA
- the mcat gene encoding malonyl-CoA-acyl carrier protein transacylase, mitochondrial, which translates to MNLGVTLGCCSIARLFRNKATVYICRSLSDVPISSGGSQPSPEEEKTRRTRRAPGKASVLLFPGQGSQFVGMGKGLLKYGNVKEMFAVAEKVLGYDLLSLCLNGPEKDLMKTVHCQPAVFVCSLAAVERLNHENPAAIESCVSAAGFSVGEFAALVFSGAMNFAEALFAVKVRAEAMQKASDLVSSGMLSVIGRPQAKYKYACVQAREHCLSLGIQEPVCAIANYLFPDGRVIAGHKEALDFLQNRSRELNFMRTRLLPVSGAFHTVLMEPAIEPLRDVLRKIEVRRPEISVHSNVDGKRYMHDKHVRDQLSRQLVSPVKWEQTLHEIYERAQGQEFPHTYEVGPGTQLGSTLQKCNMKAFKNYTHVDVVLPQD; encoded by the exons ATGAATCTCGGCGTTACTCTCGGGTGTTGTAGTATAGCTCGTTTGTTTCGGAATAAGGCAACGGTCTACATTTGCAGAAGCCTGTCAGATGTCCCCATCTCGTCTGGTGGCAGTCAGCCCAGCCCTGAGGAGGAGAAGACCAGGAGAACACGCAGAGCTCCGGGGAAAGCGTCTGTCCTGCTGTTCCCCGGACAAGGCAGTCAGTTTGTCGGCATGGGAAAGGGACTCCTGAAGTATGGAAATGTCAAAGAGATGTTTGCTGTAGCTGAGAAGGTGCTTGGCTATGACCTGCTGTCTCTGTGCTTAAATGGGCCCGAGAAAGATCTGATGAAGACGGTTCATTGCCAGCCAGCTGTTTTTGTCTGCTCACTGGCTGCTGTGGAAAGACTGAACCATGAAAACCCTGCT GCTATTGAGAGCTGTGTGTCTGCAGCAGGTTTCAGTGTTGGGGAATTTGCTGCTTTGGTCTTTTCTGGTGCAATGAACTTCGCTGAAG CTCTGTTTGCAGTAAAGGTGAGGGCAGAGGCAATGCAGAAGGCCTCAGACCTAGTATCTAGTGGCATGTTGTCTGTAATTGGCCGACCTCAGGCCAAGTACAAATATGCCTGCGTCCAAGCCAGAGAGCACTGTTTGTCTCTCGGTATCCAAGAGCCTGTGTGCGCCATTGCCAACTACCTATTTCCAGATGGGAGAGTGATAGCTGGCCACAAAGAG GCTTTGGATTTCCTTCAAAACCGTTCCAGAGAGCTGAACTTCATGAGAACACGGCTGCTGCCGGTTAGCGGGGCCTTTCACACCGTGCTGATGGAGCCAGCGATCGAGCCTCTAAGAGACGTCCTCAGAAAGATAGAGGTACGGCGGCCAGAGATCTCCGTGCACTCCAATGTGGACGGCAAGCGTTACATGCATGACAAGCACGTCCGCGATCAGCTGAGCAGACAGCTGGTGTCTCCGGTGAAATGGGAGCAGACGCTGCATGAGATTTATGAAAGAGCCCAGGGGCAGGAGTTTCCTCACACCTATGAGGTGGGACCTGGCACACAATTGGGCTCAACGCTACAGAAGTGCAACATGAAAGCCTTTAAGAACTATACGCATGTAGATGTTGTATTGCCACAGGACTGA